The following is a genomic window from Paenibacillus sp. FSL R5-0766.
GTGGATGCACTGTCTGGTGGACAGCGTCAGCGTGCCTGGATTGCGATGACACTTGCGCAGGGTACCGAAACGCTGCTGCTGGATGAACCTACAACCTATCTGGATATGACACATCAGATTGATATCCTTGATCTGTTGTTTGAGTTGAACGAACGAGAAGGACGCACGATTGTCATGGTACTTCATGATCTGAATCTGGCATGTCGTTATGCGCATCACATTGTGGCTGTTCACAACAAGTCGATCTACGCAGAAGGTAAACCGGAAGATATTGTTACACAGGACATGGTCCGTAAAGTCTTCCAGATGGAGTGTGAGATTGCAGTTGATCCACTCTTTGGCACACCAACCTGTATCCCGCACGGACGGGGAAGGAAGCTGAATGGGGAACAGCGTTATACACAATTGGCTTGAAGATCAACAAGTCCGCTTTTGATTCGTTCAAAAGTTATTCAAAACTCCACATCAACTCCATTGCATGACCATGCAGATGACAAATTAGGCAAGCCGTTGGTAAAACCATGTCCCAGGCTTGCCCGGTTTGTTGTGCCTATTATTCGATAAAAGCATACCTGCATCGACTTAAACCTACACTAAATTCAATCTTATTTTTCCTTAAAAGTTTATTATTGACAATATAACTCGAATTGCCATAAAATAGATTTTATATGATATTGATAATCATTATCAATATTAAATTACAATAAAAATTGATGAACGTATGAGCAATATAAGTTGAATTAATCATTTACATGCAACGGAGAGGACAGAAAAAACCTGAAAAAGCGAAGCTAAAAGCTTTCTGCAAGAAAGCTGCATCGTAAGCATAAGCTTCGCCTTTATCACCGGATTTCCCCTTTGAATAAGGGATTCAAAAAATCTGGTGATAACAGCGATCGGAAGATGGTTCTGACCGCGCAGTGGTTTCGTGTAAAAGCAGTTATTCAACTTATATAGGAGCCAGTACCTTCATTCGATCGAGGAGGATTTTCAGTGTTTCCGAAAGGGATTCATAATCTGCAAAACCGACTCATTATAAGCAAAGCGAGAGAAATGGGCATCACCTGTGAGCCACTTCTTGAGGGATGCGAAGATTTCCTGAAGCTGTCTGTAGGGGACCAAGAGATCATCATTAACAAAACCAGATCTCATCGTCTGCCGTTAATCGCTGGACTGCTCGCGAAGAACAAGCAGGCATGTAATATGTTGTTGCATGAACAGGGCATGCCTGTACCATCATTTATCGTGATCCCGGAGATGGGGAGCGAAGCAGTAGCTTTTCTGAATAGATACGGCTCCATTGTGGTTAAACCGCTGGATGCGAGCAGCAGCATGGGCGTGACGTTGGATGTGCGTACCGCAGATGAACTGAAGGCAGCCATTCGTCTTGCGAGTGTCCACGGCAGCAGCATTATGTTACAGCAATATGTGAACGGGATCGATTATAGAGTGCTGATCATCAACGGAGAAGTGGCGGCTGTGAACCAGTATCGGCCTGTCTATGTTGAGGGAGACGGAACTTCAACCGTTTGGGCGTTAATTGAGCAGTTGAATCAGGAACGAATCGAGATGACACCCATTGGCGAGTATGAAGCGTTTCCCGAGGTTAATGCAGAAAAGGAACGACTGCTCGAGGTACTACATGCACAAGGGACAACACTGGATGAAGTTCCTGCCGCGGGAAAAGAAATCGAATTATACGATCTCCGCAATTCTGCCGCCGGAAAAATCAGTGAATTCTACAAGGATTGTACCGAAATCATTCATCCCGAAAATGCCCGAATGATCATTCAGGCGGCAAAGACTCTTCAGATCGATGTAGCAGGAGTTGATGTTCGTTGTCGTGATATCCGCACCCCGATCTCCAGAGATCAGGGAGGCATCCTGGAAGTGAACGCCTTGCCAGATCTGACACACCACGTCTTTCCTCATGGTGGAACAACTCGTGATGTGGTTCGGTTATACCTGGAATATCTGTGTCAGGAGCAACTTGAATATAAAGAAATATAGCTTATAACAACGTATAGATGACAAGTTATAACGGATAACAGATGACGAATACCATCATTTAATTCGGACCTCACCATGATTTTGAACCAATACCATTTCACATACAAAATGCAGAACAAGAAACACAGGCAGCAGGTTCAGCCTGAATCGATTATAAGGAGCGTTAGAGGGCTATGTCAGTAGAGGTGCAGACGGAATATCTGAAGATGCAAAATGAGAAGGAATCCAATGCAAGATCGTACCCCAGACATTTCCCGCTTGTCATTAACAAGGCCCATGGGGTGAAGATTACCGATACGGAAGGCCGCGTATTCTACGACTGCTTGGCTGGTGCAGGAACATTGGCGCTGGGGCATAACCATGACACGGTGGTCAACGCCATTCGCGATGTGCTGGATCAGCAGATTCCGCTTCATACACTGGATCTGGCAACACCGCTGAAGCTTTCATATATGCAAGAACTATTCTCCATTCTTCCGGCAGAGATGCGAGACAAAGCCAAAATCCAGTTCTGTGGTCCAACGGGGGCCGATGCAGTAGAAGCAGCCATTAAGCTGGTCAAACATGCTACAGGTGGCAAGTCTATTCTTGCCTTTCAGGGAGGTTATCACGGTTCGACCCAAGCGACAATGTCGATGAGTGGCAACCTGAGCAAGAAACAACATCTGCAAAGCCTGCTGCCCGATGTTCATTTCCTGCCTTTTCCTTATGAATACCGTTGCCCATTTGGTGTTGGTGAAGGCATGACGGCCCGGTTAAGCGCACAGTATATCGAGAACTTGCTCGATGATTGCGAGAGCGGTATTGCGGCACCGTGTGGGGTCATTGTGGAGACGGTGCAGGGTGAAGGTGGAGCCATTCCGGCAGATATCGAATGGCTGAGGGAGCTGCGGCGAATCACAGCAGAGCGAAGCATTCCACTCATCATCGATGAAGTGCAGACAGGCATCGGACGGACAGGGCGAATGTTTTCGTTCGAACATGCCGGGATTGTACCTGATGTAATCATCTGCTCCAAAGCGGTTGGCGGAAGTCTGCCCATGTCTGTTGTCATCTATAAGGAAGAGCTGGATCAATGGCAACCTGGTGCACACACAGGCACGTTCCGTGGCAATCAACTAGCCATGGCAGCGGGACTTGCGACACTTCGTTATATTCGGGAACAGGATGTTCTACACAATGTGCATCTGCGCAGTGAGCAGTTCATGAATCAACTGAATGCATTGAAAGAGCGATATGTAGAGATCGGTGATGTGCGGGGCAGAGGGTTGATGATTGGTGTTGAGGTGGTTGATCCAATGGGACGCAAGGATCGTCTGGGACATTATCTGCCTAATGGTGCGCTGGCTGAGTCTATTCAGCGTGAATGTTTCAAGAATGGATTAATTGTAGAACTGGGCGGGCGTCATTCAGCGGTTGTTCGTTTTTTGCCGCCGCTGAATATTACGGAGCAAGAATCGGGTGCAATCCTTGCGATCTTTGAGAAATCGGTAGCTGAAGCGATTGCCTTAGCAACAGCCGCATGCTGAAGCTTTCCCTGATGAAGAGGCATGCAGTATTACTCGCGATTCTGATCGGTGCCTTTTCGCTGGTACTGACCAACAGTGCATTTAACCTGCTGCTGCCTTATTTTGTGCAATATTATCAGATCTCTACGACAGCAGGCGGATGGATCATCGCGCTGTACATGCTGGCTATGACGTTAACGATGCCGCTGGCTTCCCTGATTGTGGACCGACTGGGGCGTAAGCAGACGTATATGTTGGGCATCAGTATCTATGGACTGTTCTCGGTAGCAGGTGCGTTGTTTTATCACTCTATTGAGGTACTGTTGCTGGTTCGTTTCATGCATGGCGTTGCCGCGGGGCTGATGATTCCGTTATCCCTTGTGCTGTTGTTTGATGTATACGGACCAGAGGTGCGAGGACGAATTACAGGAGCGTGGGGCTTGCTGCTTATGTTGGCTCCGGCTGCCGGGCCAACGCTGGGTGGCTTCATCATTCAGTATGGACGACTTGAAATGCTGTTTTGGCTTAATGTGCCGCTGGCTATATTCTCGTTCATCGGGTGCGGTCGAGTCATTCAGACCTATATCCCTGCCCGCAGGAAAAAATGGCATCCAACCAGTGTCATGCTGCTGATCTGTGCGGTAGGTGCCCTTAGTCTGGGAGTACAGTTGTACGCAAGTCCTGTCGTGGCAGTATGGGTACCTTGGCTGCTGATTGCGCTCGGTGTGGTGCTGCTCATTCGTTTTGTCCAGACAGAGAACGGTCGGAAGGAACCACTTATCCGGTACCAGTTGCTGCGACGTAATGCCGTCTTTCCGCTGACCGTATTGATCTCGACGATTCAGGATTGTGTCATGTTTGGCGTGATCTTTGCATTGCCGTTATTGTTCCAGGACGTCTTCCACCTGTCACCGGCCCTGTCCGGTGCACTGTTCATTCCCTTATCAATCTGTACAAGTCTATTCATGTGGATTGGCGGCAGCTTGCTGGATCGTGGTCGGTCCATACATTTTATCGCATGGGGGACGTTGCTGGTGTCGATATCGATCTTGTCGTTTGCAGTTCTGCCCATGGGAGCATCGATCTGGATCATCGGGATGCTCATGGCGTGCCGCGGAATTGGCGTTGGTCTGTCAGGCATGAGTATCTCTGCGATTGGCCTGCAAGCATTACCGGACGAAGACATGCATGAAGGGTCGGTATTATCGACCACAATTGAGCGGCTCGCTTCTTCGTTTGCAGTGATGGGCTTGACCCTGTATTACGATATGCGTTGGCAATGGCTTGCCGGGGCAGGAACGTCCATGGAGATGGCAAAATGGGGAGCACTCAAAGAAATCTGTATCGGACTTGGCTGCGCCATACTGCTTACACTTCCCCTGGTCTTACTTATAACCCGAAAGAAGGTTGGCATCATTGTTCGAGATGGAAAACAAGCTCCGGTCTGAGGCTGAGCAGCAGGCCCATGAACATTCATGCAAACTGCTGCTGAACTGTTACATCCGTGAGCTTGCGCTAGAGAAGGAAAACGACATTCGGATCAATTCAAATACGCTGACGTACGCTGTTGCTTTTCAAGCCAGCGGGGTGACGGTGACAGGACGTTTGTCTTATTACTCTGCCATGGGGGAGCATGAATACCTCAGCATGGAATCTGGCGGGGAAGCGGTGCATTATGGCGACTTGGTACGTTGGATCACATGTGAGCTAAGTGGAGATGGAGCACAGGGAGCGAGTTCGGATCAACATGGAATGAAGAAAAGTGTGATGGAAATGAAGCGTTCACTTGAGCTGGAGAATGTACATCCATTGGATCAGAATACGTATCATGTAGAGGCGGCGTATGCCAAAGATTTTGCACAAAAGGTAGATAACAGTGTGGGCAACCTCACGTTGTATATCGAACAAGCAGCTGGTCTCGACATCCACGACTACTGTACATCTGAACAGTCACTGTTGTATGGTCATCCGTTCCATCCGTTCCCGAAGAACACCAAAGGCTTCAGCAAGCAGGATGTACAGAAGTACAGTCCGGAGTTACGGACATCGTTTCAACTCTGTTATATCGCCGTGAGGCAGGATGTCTACGTGCAGGAATGGGTGGATGATGAGGCGGTAATGGATTTGCATGATCTCCTGCGGAGCCATGTGGAGCCTATTTTAAAAGAAAAAAGTGAAATGTATGGGCTACTGCCTGTCCATCCATGGCAATATGCGTACATATCACGGTTGACCGAGGTACAGTCTTATCTTCGAGATGAAAAACTAATCTTACTCGGCAGTGCGGGGCCAATCGTCTATCCGACTTCTTCGGTTCGTACAGTTTATGTTCCCGAATGGAACTGCAATATCAAGCTGTCACTGAATATGCAGATCACGAACATGATTCGCACCAACAGTGCTGAGCAGATGCACAGAACACTAGATGCCTCCAGATACGTCAGGCAGCATGGCTGCTTCGGTGCTGAACCGAACACACATATTGCGTATGAGACGGGTGTAGCGACTTGTGCTTTTGAAAATGAAGAGTTAACCAGTCTGTTTACGATAGCTTATCGGCCCATTGAGTTTGATGTTGAGCATACGTATGTCTTATCCAGTCTGGTTGAAGCACCACTTCCCGGGATGCGTTCTAGGTTGATGACGATGCTGGGTGGTGGACGTGACATTGCCGAGCGTTGGCTGGAACGATATCTGGCATGTTCGCTGCTGCCGATTGTACGGGCGGCGGGAGAGAAAGGTATTCATTTTGAAGCTCATTTACAGAATACCCTTGTGACCTTAAAGGATGGGTTGCCTGTTGAGTTTATCGTCCGCGATCTGGAAGGGGTCAGTGTGGATGAGGAACTTATAAGTGAGCAGGATCGTGCTGCGTCCGATTTATTATTTTATTCGGGAGAGAAAGCCTGGGCGCGGACTTCTTACTATTTTATCGTCAATCATCTGGGTTCTCTAATTCATGCCATGGCGCGAGATGTGAACGTATCCGAGGAGCATTTCTGGAAACAGGTACGTGAGGTACTTGTAGATGAACTGGAACGAACGGGCAATGCTTATGTGCAACATCTGCTGACAACGGATGCTTTTCTGGCCAAACAAAACTTGGTGAGTTGTCTAAGAGGGATCAGCCAGACCCCGGCCTACGTGCCGGTGAGCAATGTAATGAAACGAATGGGGAGTGAAGTACGTGGGAGTCGTGGGATACAGGGCTGAAGCAGGCGGCAGGACAGAAGCAGTCTACGTGGGTGTACAGGAACGGATCATGCGGCAGACGTTGGAGGCGATGTGGTTCGAAGGCATTCTGGACAGTCATGTAAGTGGGAGCGAATGGCGAACCGAAGGACTTACATCGTCAGGAAAACCTGTGGCGTACACGTGTGAAGCCGAGCAGAAGTTTTCATTTGGTCGGGTGAAGGTGAAGAAGGGTTCGATCCAAAGAGAAGGCGTACTCTGCACCGATCTGGATCTGTTTTTGGAGGAAATTGTGCTGAACGCTTTGAAGGGTGCAAATGTGACAGCTTTTATCCAGGAACTGCTCGAAACGATGGCAAAGGACAGCCAGTGCCAAGCTATATTGCCCTTGAACATTCCGAGTGAAGATCGACATTATGATGCGCTCGAAAGTCATATGACTGACGGTCATCTGTACCACCCGAGCTACAAGTCGAGACTGGGATTTTCTCTGAAAGACAATCTGGCCTATGGCCCGGAATTTAACTCAGAGGTTGCATTAATCTGGGTGGCTGTGAAAAAAGAATTTGCTCAGACCGCTGTATCCGCAGGGTATAGCTCTGAAAAACTGGTGGGGCAACATCTGACCGTAGAGGATATGCAGCGATTTCAACAGATCCTGCAACAACAAGGTCGTGCGGACATGGGCGAAAACGTCAACGCATATGCGACGAGTGCAGATCAGCTTGAGAGCAGTGCCGAGGTTGGTGAAATAACAGCTGTTCAAGATAGCTCAATAGGCTCTATCGTTGGCAGCAAAGACAGCAAGGTGGATGGGGAAATGGGAGGTTCTGACGCGGATGATCGCTATGTGTTCATTCCAGTTCATCCATGGCAGTGGGAGCATCAGTTGGAGTCGGTATATGCCCGTCAACGGATGGATGGGGACATCGTGTATCTTGGACTATCGTCTTCGCCCTATCGTGCGCAGCAGTCGATCCGTTCACTCTCGAACCGGATAAATCCGGAAGCCCCTTACATCAAGCTGGCCCTCAGTATTACCAACACGTCGAGTACGCGCATTCTGGCACAGCATACAACCCAGAACGCACCGCTGATCAGCGATTGGCTGGAAGAACTCATTCGTGAAGATGAGCTGTTGCAGCAGGTGCAGTTTGGCATTTTAAAAGAAATCATGGGACTGTCATTTCGTTATGAGCAGTTGCCTGCAACCCAATATGGACGGGCCTACGGTACACTCGGTGCCATCTGGCGGGAGAATGTTTCTGTTCACCTGAAGCAAGGTGAGACGGCATGGCCGCTGAATGCGTTGATGTTGGTGCAGCCCAATGGTGTTCCGTTTATCCAGGATGCTGTAGAACGACATGGTGTGGAAAAGTGGAGCGAGGCCCTTGTTCGCACAGTTACACTGCCGATTATTCATCTACTCTATGCACACGGGATTGCGCTGGAATCTCATGCTCAGAATATCATTTTGGTACTGGAAGATGATTTGCCTAAACGAATCATTATCAAGGACTTGCATGATGGCGTTCGCTATGTACCAGATCAACTGTTACACCCGGAAAGGGCACCGAAGCTGAACCCAGAGCCGGAAACCCATCGCAAGTTCAATCGGTATTCCTTCATCTATGCGGGAGATGTGTCGGAAGTCCGTGACTATACATATGATGCATTCTTTTTTATCTGTATGACGGATATTGCGCTGGCTTTGGAGAAGTTTGGGTTGTCGGAGGAAGCGTTCTGGCAGCTGTGCGCAGGTGTGATTGTGGATTATCAGCGAGAGCACCCGGAGTACGAAGAGCGATTCGCTGCATATGACCTTTTTGCCGAAGATGCACTGATCGAAGAGATGACAAAGCGCCGTCTGTATGGGGATGGAGAGTTATATTTCCGCAAAGCGAGCAATCCGCTCAAGATATCAAAGGATTTACTTGAATCAAAGAGAACACCCGAATTAAAGGGAATCGTCGAATGAGAAGGAACACGCTGAAGGAAAAAATTGCACGCAAACAGCCAGTTTATGGCCTTTTTGTATCCATACCGCACCCGGTCATCATTGAGATGATCGGACATGCGGAATATGACTTTGTCATTATTGATCTGGAACATGCCGCAACATCCATGGAATCGGTGGAAGAGTTGATCAGGGCGGCGGAACTGGTCGGCCTAACCCCGTTGGTACGTATCTCGAAGGTGGAGCGAGCAGAGATTCTTAAAGTGCTGGACTGTGGTGCACAAGGCATCGTCATTCCGCATGTCGAGCAACTGGAGCAGGTGGAAGAAGCGGTTCGTCACGCCTACTACCATCCGGTTGGCACGCGGAGCTTGAATAGTGGTCGTCCCGGTGTATTTGGGAAATATCCGCTCACGGGATACATTGGGGAAGCGAACCAACAGGTGATGGTTGTACCCATGATCGAAAGTGTGGAGGGCGTGCGGCAAAGTGCACAGATTCTGTCTCACCCTCAGGTGAGTTTTGTATTGGAAGGGGCGGCGGATCTGTCGCAATCCCTCGGTGTGCCATGGCAGACGGAGCACCCGGATGTGAGACGTGCACTGGATGAATTGCATGCTACCGCTCGGCAGTGCAAAGTACCTTATGCAACGGTCACCAGAGGTGTGGAGGATATGTCGCTTTGGGCTGAGCGGGGAGTACATATATACGTGCTTGGTGATGATCGGAATACGGCGTTTCGGGCATATGCGCAAAAACGGAATGACTACAGGAATGCGGGTGGGCAGATATGAAACCTAGTGTATGGCATACAATTGATGAACTACAACGCGGAATGGAAGATCCGGTATGTGCTTACGTCTATGATCTGGCTGGCATTCAGGAACAGGTACATCAGATGTTGGACAGCATGCCTGGGAACACACAGTTGTTCTACGCCATTAAGGCGAATCCTGATCCGCGGATCATTGAGGCGTTGCTTCCATTGGTGAAGGGATTTGAAGTGGCTTCGATTGGAGAGCTACTCAAGGTTAGAGCGGTAAGTCGTGAGGTTCCGATTCTGTTTGGAGGTCCGGGTAAAAAGGAGAGCGAGCTGCGGCTGGCGATCGAGCATGGCGTGAGCTACATCCATGTGGAAAGTTTGCTGGAGCTGCGGCGGATCATTGCGATTGCGAAAGAAAGAGAGAAGGAGCATGGGCAGGCGCAGGTACAGGAGAACAGGCAGAAGCAAGAATGGGAGCAGAAACCGGAGCAGAGATATACGCAAGCATACGGCGAGGAACTGATGCAAGAGCAGAAGCAAAAACAGGATCAAGAAAATGAGCCGAAACACAAGCAACAACAGAAGCAAGCGCAGGAGGTGCGCATTCTTCTTCGAATCAATCTGCGAAGCAGTACGTTACCCCGGACGAAGATTGTCATGGGTGGTGGGCCGAGTCCTTTTGGAATCGATGAAGAGGCGGTGGAAGAAGCCATTGAACTCATTCGTGTGGAAGGCGCGGGTGTGGTTCGGTTAAGCGGGTTCCATTTTCACTCCTTGTCCAACAATATGGATGCAAGGCTGCACGCCGAGATGATCGAGTTGTATTTGCAAAAGGTGGAACAGTGGCAGCAACAGTATGATCTTCCTGTGGAAGTGGTGAATGCAGGAGGTGGGTTCGGTGTTACGTATGATGGCAGCCCCGGATTCGACTGGCCCTTGTTCACTTCCCTGCTGGAGCAAAGTGAAGCCAGAGAGCGCCTTGCTTCCCGCGGAGGTCAGCTGTATTTTGAATCGGGTCGACTGCTGGTGGCAGACCACGGGTATTACGCAGCAGAAGTTACGGATATCAAAACCTCTCATGATCAGTATTTTGCCGTGTTAAGGGGAGGTACGCACCACAATCGTCTGCCTGCTTCATGGGGCCATAACCATCCGTTTCAGATTATGGTGACGGACCGTTGGAAGCATTCATTTGCCCGGCCAGAGGTAAGAGGTCATCGAGTCCATATCGTAGGTGAGCTATGCACACCCAAAGATCGCATGCATTCTGATGCGGAGGTAGCACTGCTGCGCGTGGGAGATATTGTTTTGTTTGAAAAGTCTGGCGCTTATTGCTGGACCATCTCGCATCATGATTTTCTGGGGCATCCGCACCCGGCATTCCATTATCTAACGGAGGACAATAATCATGTCAACACTGATGAAGCGTTCCAGTCTGCAAGCCGCTGAACGCCGGATTATGGCGGATCTGATAAATTCATTTTTGTCGGAGCAATTACTCCCACTGGAGGATTACCCATTCATTGATTTTGCTACGGCACCTGCACCGTTCCGTCGATTGTACAAGGGATATGACAGCGAAGAGCTTAATCAGAATGTAGCTTCTCGCTACAGATTACACACTCAAGGTGTACTGTGTCTGGTTGAAGAAGGGGTGAGACAGGGGATTCAGTGGGTCCAGGGTTCACCGATCTATGAGGAGAAAACAGATGGAAGCTGGGTTCTCCTTGATTCTCCGGCTGAGGTTGGACGTGCGGTGTTACAGAGGGCTTTGTCGGATGAGGCCTATGCGCAGCCCGGAGTGGCGGAGTTTCTTGCTAGTCTGGACATTGCTGTGGAGCAGTATGCTCTGGGCTGGGAACAAGTCCAGTATCTGTCCGCCAACGTCCCGGCTTCTGCTTATAAGTGGTTTATCAAAGGTGAACGTGTTGCGGCATTGCGGGATCGTCCATTTCACCCATCGTCCAAAGCCAAGGTGGGATTCAACCCAGAAGATGTAACACGGTATGCAGCAGAATTCGGGAAGACGATTTCGCTGCGCTGGGTAGCTATACGGCTGGATGCCGTGCAGCAAGGGTGTGAAGATGGATTGTCCATTTTGGATGTGTTAAGCGATATTCAGCGTGGAGTAGTAGAAGCCGAGTTTGCCAAAAAAGGGATCACGTTGGACGAATATCTGCCGATGCCTGTTCATCCGTGGCAATTGCAGCATGTGATTCTGCCTCGCTTTACTGGAGAGATCGAAGAGGGTAGCCTTATTGTTTTGGATGTAGAAGTGGGTGACGTACAGGCCACATCCTCTCTGCGCTCGATGGCTCCGTCAACCAAGTCCACTCGGATGCTCAAACTTCCGGTTAGTGTGCTGTCGCTAGGGGCAGCTCGCTATCTTCCAGTAGTCAAACTTCTGAATGGTCTTGCTGGAGAACGGATGCTAAGGCAAGCTGTTGCTTGTGACGAGACGTTGAAGCACAAGGTGTATATGTGTGAAGAACAGAACTGGTGGGGTTTCATGCCGGAATCCATGGGACTATTCGATGATCATCCCCGGCATCTGGCTGCACAGATTCGTGTGTATCCCACTGAGTTGCTGAATGAAGCCTACAAAGTCATTCCAATGGCCGCACTGGGTGTGAATCTGGAAGGGCATCATCTATTAACGGATATTCTGGGGGAAAACCTGAGCAGCACGGATGTTCTCGAGTTCTATACCAGTATAGCTACGACGTTTTATGATATCGTGATGCGTCTGTTCAAGGTGGGCGTTGTGCCTGAGATTCATGGTCAGAACTGCTGTCTGGTGTTACGGGATAATCAGGTAAAAGGTCTTTTGTTCCGGGATCATGATTCCGTGCGTTTGCATCAGCCTTATCTGGACAAACATGGTATTGCAGACCCTGCCTATCATATTCGCCCGGGCTACTCGAATAGCCTGTATAACGAGACGATTCAGAAGCTGATTTTCTATGTGCAGTCTTTGGGGACGCAGGTGAATCTGGCTGCGATCATGGAGGCACTTAGCGAAGTGTATCACATCCCGGAAACGAAGTTATTGGAGATCACAGAGCAGGCTTGGAAGGAAGCGCTGCAACATGTGCAGCTTCCCGAATCTGACCGGGCCGCGCTAGCTCATGCGATATTCGAGAGCAGGGAGTGGCCCGTGAAGTTAGTTGTCCGTCCGCTGCTTGAAGCGGATGGGGTGCCTGGCGCGATGCCATCGGGCAAAGGCATAGGGTGGAACCCTTTTTACAAGGGATAGATATAGAACAGAGAAGGTGACCCGGTTGACGGGTTGCCTTTTTGGT
Proteins encoded in this region:
- a CDS encoding ABC transporter ATP-binding protein, with amino-acid sequence MSILEAKELTISYGADPIIENLNLTIPKGQITVLIGSNGCGKSTLLRTMARLLKSSSGSVLLDGEEIAKLPTKEISRRMSILPQGPTAPEGLTVNQLVKQGRYPHQTWLKQWSREDERMVKLALESTHLTDLADRPVDALSGGQRQRAWIAMTLAQGTETLLLDEPTTYLDMTHQIDILDLLFELNEREGRTIVMVLHDLNLACRYAHHIVAVHNKSIYAEGKPEDIVTQDMVRKVFQMECEIAVDPLFGTPTCIPHGRGRKLNGEQRYTQLA
- a CDS encoding diaminobutyrate--2-oxoglutarate transaminase codes for the protein MSVEVQTEYLKMQNEKESNARSYPRHFPLVINKAHGVKITDTEGRVFYDCLAGAGTLALGHNHDTVVNAIRDVLDQQIPLHTLDLATPLKLSYMQELFSILPAEMRDKAKIQFCGPTGADAVEAAIKLVKHATGGKSILAFQGGYHGSTQATMSMSGNLSKKQHLQSLLPDVHFLPFPYEYRCPFGVGEGMTARLSAQYIENLLDDCESGIAAPCGVIVETVQGEGGAIPADIEWLRELRRITAERSIPLIIDEVQTGIGRTGRMFSFEHAGIVPDVIICSKAVGGSLPMSVVIYKEELDQWQPGAHTGTFRGNQLAMAAGLATLRYIREQDVLHNVHLRSEQFMNQLNALKERYVEIGDVRGRGLMIGVEVVDPMGRKDRLGHYLPNGALAESIQRECFKNGLIVELGGRHSAVVRFLPPLNITEQESGAILAIFEKSVAEAIALATAAC
- a CDS encoding MFS transporter, whose product is MLKLSLMKRHAVLLAILIGAFSLVLTNSAFNLLLPYFVQYYQISTTAGGWIIALYMLAMTLTMPLASLIVDRLGRKQTYMLGISIYGLFSVAGALFYHSIEVLLLVRFMHGVAAGLMIPLSLVLLFDVYGPEVRGRITGAWGLLLMLAPAAGPTLGGFIIQYGRLEMLFWLNVPLAIFSFIGCGRVIQTYIPARRKKWHPTSVMLLICAVGALSLGVQLYASPVVAVWVPWLLIALGVVLLIRFVQTENGRKEPLIRYQLLRRNAVFPLTVLISTIQDCVMFGVIFALPLLFQDVFHLSPALSGALFIPLSICTSLFMWIGGSLLDRGRSIHFIAWGTLLVSISILSFAVLPMGASIWIIGMLMACRGIGVGLSGMSISAIGLQALPDEDMHEGSVLSTTIERLASSFAVMGLTLYYDMRWQWLAGAGTSMEMAKWGALKEICIGLGCAILLTLPLVLLITRKKVGIIVRDGKQAPV
- a CDS encoding IucA/IucC family protein, with translation MENKLRSEAEQQAHEHSCKLLLNCYIRELALEKENDIRINSNTLTYAVAFQASGVTVTGRLSYYSAMGEHEYLSMESGGEAVHYGDLVRWITCELSGDGAQGASSDQHGMKKSVMEMKRSLELENVHPLDQNTYHVEAAYAKDFAQKVDNSVGNLTLYIEQAAGLDIHDYCTSEQSLLYGHPFHPFPKNTKGFSKQDVQKYSPELRTSFQLCYIAVRQDVYVQEWVDDEAVMDLHDLLRSHVEPILKEKSEMYGLLPVHPWQYAYISRLTEVQSYLRDEKLILLGSAGPIVYPTSSVRTVYVPEWNCNIKLSLNMQITNMIRTNSAEQMHRTLDASRYVRQHGCFGAEPNTHIAYETGVATCAFENEELTSLFTIAYRPIEFDVEHTYVLSSLVEAPLPGMRSRLMTMLGGGRDIAERWLERYLACSLLPIVRAAGEKGIHFEAHLQNTLVTLKDGLPVEFIVRDLEGVSVDEELISEQDRAASDLLFYSGEKAWARTSYYFIVNHLGSLIHAMARDVNVSEEHFWKQVREVLVDELERTGNAYVQHLLTTDAFLAKQNLVSCLRGISQTPAYVPVSNVMKRMGSEVRGSRGIQG
- a CDS encoding IucA/IucC family protein encodes the protein MGVVGYRAEAGGRTEAVYVGVQERIMRQTLEAMWFEGILDSHVSGSEWRTEGLTSSGKPVAYTCEAEQKFSFGRVKVKKGSIQREGVLCTDLDLFLEEIVLNALKGANVTAFIQELLETMAKDSQCQAILPLNIPSEDRHYDALESHMTDGHLYHPSYKSRLGFSLKDNLAYGPEFNSEVALIWVAVKKEFAQTAVSAGYSSEKLVGQHLTVEDMQRFQQILQQQGRADMGENVNAYATSADQLESSAEVGEITAVQDSSIGSIVGSKDSKVDGEMGGSDADDRYVFIPVHPWQWEHQLESVYARQRMDGDIVYLGLSSSPYRAQQSIRSLSNRINPEAPYIKLALSITNTSSTRILAQHTTQNAPLISDWLEELIREDELLQQVQFGILKEIMGLSFRYEQLPATQYGRAYGTLGAIWRENVSVHLKQGETAWPLNALMLVQPNGVPFIQDAVERHGVEKWSEALVRTVTLPIIHLLYAHGIALESHAQNIILVLEDDLPKRIIIKDLHDGVRYVPDQLLHPERAPKLNPEPETHRKFNRYSFIYAGDVSEVRDYTYDAFFFICMTDIALALEKFGLSEEAFWQLCAGVIVDYQREHPEYEERFAAYDLFAEDALIEEMTKRRLYGDGELYFRKASNPLKISKDLLESKRTPELKGIVE
- a CDS encoding aldolase/citrate lyase family protein, whose protein sequence is MRRNTLKEKIARKQPVYGLFVSIPHPVIIEMIGHAEYDFVIIDLEHAATSMESVEELIRAAELVGLTPLVRISKVERAEILKVLDCGAQGIVIPHVEQLEQVEEAVRHAYYHPVGTRSLNSGRPGVFGKYPLTGYIGEANQQVMVVPMIESVEGVRQSAQILSHPQVSFVLEGAADLSQSLGVPWQTEHPDVRRALDELHATARQCKVPYATVTRGVEDMSLWAERGVHIYVLGDDRNTAFRAYAQKRNDYRNAGGQI